In Acidobacteriota bacterium, a genomic segment contains:
- a CDS encoding SUF system NifU family Fe-S cluster assembly protein has protein sequence MSELNELYQETILEHNKNPRNFREIEDADKKAFGNNPLCGDALQVFVKMDGDTVGDVAFKGSGCAISKASASMMTQAVKGKTRDEADELFDEFHKMVTGEIDIESDETQLGKLRVFAGVLEFPARVKCASLSWHTLNAALHEKEEISTE, from the coding sequence ATGTCAGAACTTAACGAGCTTTATCAGGAAACCATTCTTGAGCACAACAAAAACCCGCGGAATTTCCGTGAGATCGAGGATGCGGACAAAAAGGCATTCGGGAACAATCCGCTTTGCGGCGACGCCCTGCAAGTGTTTGTAAAAATGGATGGCGACACGGTCGGCGATGTCGCATTCAAGGGATCCGGCTGCGCCATCTCAAAGGCTTCGGCTTCGATGATGACCCAGGCCGTGAAGGGAAAAACCCGCGACGAGGCCGACGAGCTTTTCGACGAGTTTCACAAAATGGTCACCGGCGAGATCGACATCGAATCTGACGAGACGCAACTTGGCAAGCTTCGCGTCTTCGCCGGTGTGCTCGAGTTTCCCGCCCGGGTAAAGTGTGCCTCGCTTAGCTGGCACACCCTGAACGCCGCACTCCACGAAAAGGAAGAGATCTCGACCGAATAG
- a CDS encoding formate--tetrahydrofolate ligase encodes MRSDLQIAQCAKLRPVIEIAEQLGLGPDDIDLYGSPYIGKVRLDVIEKFKDRPNAKYIDISAITPTPLGEGKSTTLIGLGEAMKHLGKRSVITLRQPSQGPTFGIKGGAAGGGYAQVVPMETFNLNLTGDIHAVTAANNLLAAMIDNKLLRGNPLNINPHSITWKRVVDTNDRALRKIIVGLGGRMEGGIPRETGFDITVASEVMAILALTTSLQDMRKRFGRIVVGLTHDKKPVTAEEIGAAGAMTVLMRDAIRPTIMQTLENTPALVHAGPFANVAHGNSSILADMIGIKTADYLMTESGFGADIGAEKFFNIKCRYSGLKPDAAVIVATIRALKSHSGKYRIVAGKPLPPEMLENSVADVEAGAANLRKQIENVKLHGVTPVVAINAFATDHPEEIEAVKRIAIESGALGAAVSTHWADGGKGAIELAEMVVAAAEEPSEFKFLYDLDQPIKTKIETIAKKIYGAENVRFEPFADQQIASYEANGFGNLPICMAKTHLSLSHDPTLKGAPTGFTLPIREVRASVGAGFIYPICGDMRTMPALPEHPAAERVDIDENGNVVGLF; translated from the coding sequence ATGAGATCAGACCTCCAGATAGCCCAATGCGCAAAACTTCGTCCTGTTATTGAGATCGCCGAGCAGCTCGGGCTCGGGCCTGATGACATCGACCTTTACGGTAGCCCATACATCGGCAAGGTCCGGCTCGATGTGATCGAGAAGTTCAAGGACCGCCCGAACGCAAAATACATCGACATCTCGGCGATAACGCCGACGCCGCTTGGCGAGGGCAAATCGACCACGCTGATCGGTTTGGGCGAGGCGATGAAGCATCTCGGCAAGCGGTCCGTCATCACGCTCCGGCAGCCTTCGCAGGGGCCGACCTTCGGCATCAAGGGCGGAGCGGCCGGCGGCGGCTATGCGCAGGTCGTGCCGATGGAGACGTTCAACCTCAACCTGACAGGCGACATCCATGCTGTAACGGCGGCCAACAATCTGCTCGCGGCGATGATCGACAACAAGCTGCTCCGCGGCAACCCGCTCAACATCAACCCGCATAGCATCACGTGGAAACGCGTTGTCGATACGAACGACCGTGCGCTCCGCAAGATCATCGTGGGCTTGGGCGGCCGCATGGAAGGCGGCATTCCGCGCGAGACCGGCTTTGACATAACGGTCGCGTCGGAGGTGATGGCGATACTTGCCCTCACAACTTCGCTGCAGGATATGCGGAAACGCTTCGGCCGGATCGTCGTTGGGCTGACGCACGACAAAAAGCCCGTTACGGCCGAGGAGATCGGGGCCGCCGGAGCGATGACCGTGCTGATGCGCGACGCCATTCGCCCGACGATAATGCAGACGCTCGAGAACACGCCCGCTCTCGTCCACGCCGGACCGTTCGCCAACGTCGCCCATGGCAACAGCAGCATTCTGGCGGACATGATCGGCATCAAGACGGCCGATTACCTGATGACGGAGTCCGGCTTTGGAGCGGACATCGGTGCCGAGAAATTCTTCAACATCAAGTGCCGTTACTCGGGCCTCAAGCCGGATGCCGCGGTCATTGTCGCGACCATCCGAGCACTGAAATCGCACAGCGGCAAATACAGGATCGTCGCCGGCAAACCGCTGCCGCCCGAGATGCTTGAGAATAGCGTTGCGGACGTCGAGGCCGGAGCCGCCAACCTTCGCAAGCAGATCGAGAATGTAAAGCTCCACGGCGTTACGCCGGTCGTCGCGATAAATGCGTTCGCGACCGACCACCCCGAGGAGATCGAGGCCGTGAAACGCATCGCCATTGAGAGCGGCGCTCTTGGAGCGGCGGTTTCAACCCACTGGGCCGATGGCGGGAAGGGTGCGATCGAGCTGGCCGAGATGGTTGTCGCCGCGGCCGAAGAGCCGAGCGAATTTAAGTTTCTTTACGACCTCGACCAGCCGATCAAGACGAAGATCGAAACCATCGCAAAGAAGATCTACGGAGCCGAGAACGTCCGCTTCGAGCCCTTTGCGGACCAGCAGATCGCGAGCTACGAAGCGAACGGCTTCGGCAACCTGCCGATCTGCATGGCGAAAACACATTTGAGCCTCAGCCACGATCCGACGCTCAAGGGAGCGCCGACCGGCTTCACACTGCCGATCCGCGAGGTGCGGGCGAGCGTCGGTGCGGGGTTCATCTACCCGATCTGCGGCGATATGCGGACCATGCCCGCACTGCCCGAACACCCGGCCGCCGAGCGCGTTGATATCGACGAGAACGGGAATGTTGTAGGATTGTTTTAG
- a CDS encoding cupin domain-containing protein has protein sequence MKKVNLAEKFSLISEYWRPKVVGELNGQEVKLVKFKGEFPWHQHEKEDELFMAIEGSFRIEFRDHSVELSPGEFVIVPQGVEHRPVADEEVEVLLFEPANVRNTGNVVDEKFTATRAEL, from the coding sequence CTCTCTGATCTCCGAATACTGGCGGCCAAAGGTCGTCGGTGAGTTGAACGGGCAGGAGGTGAAGCTCGTCAAGTTCAAGGGTGAATTTCCCTGGCACCAGCACGAGAAGGAAGATGAGCTTTTCATGGCGATAGAGGGTAGTTTCCGGATCGAGTTTCGCGACCACTCTGTCGAGCTCTCGCCGGGTGAGTTTGTCATTGTGCCGCAGGGCGTCGAGCATCGGCCGGTAGCTGACGAGGAGGTAGAGGTATTGCTGTTCGAGCCCGCTAATGTCCGAAATACCGGGAACGTTGTTGATGAGAAGTTCACCGCTACACGGGCCGAGTTGTAG